GGTCAGAAAAAGCAGCTGAATTGCAACGCCGGAAAAAAGTGTGGCGCGGCAAAGTGGCAGTGAAGGTCAATCCGAAAAAGCTGATTCCAAAAGACGAGGTGGGCTTCAACCCACGTGCCCTCGCAGAAGTATGGCGTGCCAATGACGAGGCCGTGATGGTTTATGAACCCGACGAGTACGCCGGCCGCCTGATGAATTTCATTCCGATGAAAGAATACAGCTTCCACCGCCATGAAGGCCTCGGTTGGGAAAACATCGCGCATGAACTGGAAACGCACGTGCTGTCTGTATACCCGGCCGGGATGCTGGTGCAACCTTTTGTAAAAGAGCTCGCACAGGCCCTCCGTGCCGAAATTTACAGCATTGCCAAAACATACCAGGAAGATCCGCTGCCGGAGTTGTCGCAGAACTAATACTGGACCTCAATCCTCGCATCCCATACACCCAACCAGGCCAGGCCAGTATCAGGACCGTTAAGCCCTGAGAGATTGATACAGGGCGCGCGTCTGCTTCCCAATATCCAGCCAGGAATACTTCGAGGAGCTCAAAGCTTTGGCATACCGCCCCATCTCACAAAGCTTCTCAGGATCTTTAACAGCATCTACTATTTTGGCGGACATAGCCTCGGCTGAGTTTTCCTCTAGAATGTACCCGCTGCGTCCGTTTTCTATGGTTTCGGAAAAATCGCCAACATTGGTTGCAAGGGAAGGCCGGCCATATGAGTATGCAAGATGCACAATGCCGCTGTGATAAATGTGCTTGTAGGGAAGCATAACCATATCTGCAGCAACAAAGTACTGCGCAATATCTTCGTGCGCGATAAAACGGGCGTGGAAAATGACGCGTTCGCCTAAACCTGCCTTTTCAATCAACGCCTTCGAGGAGCGCTCCAGCGCGTCTGTATGCGGCGCACCAGCAATGACGAGTCGCAGGTCAGGATCTTCAGCTGCCGCAAGCACAAAGGCATCCAGGAGCAAATCCAACCCTTTGTATTCCCGGATGTAGCCAAAGAACAACAACACCTTGTGATGTGCCGCAAGTCCGAGGGCCTCACGTGCCGCTGTTTTTTCAATCAGTTGATCCGGCAGGTAATGATCAAAGTTACCGTGCGGGATTACGTGAACTTTTTCGTCTGGCATCGGGAAAGCATCCAGGAGAGCGGCTTTCACATAGTTCGAATGAACAACTATGGCATGGGCTGAGCGATACACGAGGGCCTTCAGCCACCGATCAATTTTTGCGGCCTCATGCGGGACAATGTTATGAGCCGTGTAAACAATGCGCAGCCCCATCATGCGCAGAAATGCGATGTAGAAGCTCTCTACACGCTCCCTGCGAAAGAACTGAAAGTGGAGCACCTGCCCTTGTCGCCGGCTGCGGGCCGCAAAACGATAAAGCCGCCATAGATACCCGAAATACTGGAACAGCTTGCCAATTTTGCTTCCGCCCTGCTTCGGCGGCGCCCATCGGATTAACGGGTAGGCAATCTCAAATGGTTTTTCTCGGTTAACCACTGTAACCAGCCCAACGTTTGTGCCGGCATCATGCAGGCCGGCACACAGGCAAAGTGAATAATCATTCCCGACAAGGGAATCCACAACCAGCGCCTCAGGCGGCTGTGCAGCATTTTGTTTTTCGTTCATACCCTTCCCCTACGTTCCATTGGATGAAAACCAGCGACCGCCAACCAGCTTCAGGCCATACCGCACGGAGGACTTGACTTCTGGAATAAAAATCCAGCACAGTGCGACATAGACCAAAAGGGTCAACCCGCGCAGCAGGTACGTATCTGGCAGCCAGGTCATGTAAGCCACAATAAGCGTTACAATAAAGAGGGTCGATTTTGTAAATCCGAGCACCTGCGGTTTTAAGCCGGCACGGGCAAGGAAAAAGTAGTTTAAGATCTGAGATACCACGTTCATCCCGATTAAAGAGTAGATCGCGCCGACATAGCCATATCGCGGTATCAGGATGAGGCATCCAATAATGTTTACAGCACTGGATACCAGGTTGATTTTAACAGGTACCGTGGTGTGGCCAGCTGCCACAATGGTGTACCCCATCATCCGTGCTATAGAATTCAGGTTGAAGTTGATCATCATCAACGCCAGCGCAAACGAAGCTTCGAGGTACGTTTCATTTGCCAATAGCAGCATCACTTCATCCCTGAACAAGAAAATGCCCAACGCTACAAAAGAAAGACACGTGGAGCCGAGGACCAGGCCTCGATTCATGAACTTCTGCGCTTCGCCATGACGGTTTTCGTTAATCAGTTCTGAAATACTTGGAAAGAAAACCACAATTAACGACGTAAAAAGACGGCCAAACCCATCTGGAATTTTACCAGACATATCGTAGTAGGCAACAGACTCAAGCGTAAGCAATCCTCCAACCAGCAACACATTGACCCGGTTGTAGATATACGTCAAAATGTCATTTGCATATAGCGGCAATCCAAAACTAAAAATTGCCTTAAACGCTTCTTTATCGACATTAAATGTGAACAGACGCGCCAACGGAGCATTGACAATCAAGACCAATAACGACAAGCCATAGGTGATTATCTCCACCCATATCATGTTGGCTACGGTTAATTGGTCGATGTAAAAGAAGAAGAGAATGCTGCCTAATCTCGTTAAGGCAGAGAATATGTTTATATATGCGTATTTGTTAAACTGCTGGAGCCCTTGCAGCATGTTCAACAACAATTCCCGTACACTACCCAGGCTAAAAATGATGGGAATATATATGATAAAAGGTGTGATGCCTTCGTCTGTTAGCCGCGGTAAAAACTGGTGCCCAACAGCATAAACAACAACGCTAATCAATCCGATCTGGGAGATTCGCGCGAGGAAAATCCCGGACACCACTTTGCGGTTAATGGTCTCAAAACTGCCCGACAGGTTTTTCACCAGCGTCAGATTGAGCCCGAGTCCACTCAAAATTTGAAAACCGTGGCTAATGACCACGATGTACGCGTGTGTCCCAAAATCAGCATGGGACATGGCGGACATGACTTTAATGCTCAAAAAATGGACAATGATTGTCACCAAAGTCCCTATTGAGGAGAAAGCTGATCCCTTAAGAAATTTATTTATAAACTTATTATCCATCTAGCGAGATTCCGCCTCAATTCGCCGCATCAACAACCATTGCTGGATCTTTTTTGAGCATAAAGAGATGTTTCAACCGATCTTTCTGCTCGTTGCGCAGGTAGGTCACAAATTCTTCTGGCACTTGCCGTTTCAACCGTAACAGCGCAGCTTGTGAATAGCCGGCCAGTTCATACATATTAGCAACGAGTCCTTTTACGCTGCGCACGCGCATCAATTTTACCAATTCAAACAAGGGATGGTAACCAATAACATATAATTTCTTCCCTCCCCTGAATGCAGCCTGATAAATGCTGCCTTTAGCAGTGCCGGTACAACGATAATGATGGCAGGTGATGTCGGTAAAGGATTGGACCTGCCAGCCATGCTGTCGCACCATTATTTCGGCAACAGCATCAATACCGCCCAATTGCAACGGTAAATAACCACCAAACGCTTCGTAGCAAGCCCGTCTAAACAGTTGAAAAGGACCGCCTACACTATTTCGGGCGCAATGTACCTTGACAAATTTGCCATCGCAGAAGTCAAACCGAGTGCCACCGGCAAGCCCGAGTTTTGGATTCTGCACAAACCGTTCGAGAATGCGCTCATAATAGTCTGGTGGAAGCTCAATATCAGCATCGAGATTGCCCACAAAGTCGTATGCTACATCACCCAGCGTATCATAGCCGGCGCGAAACGCGTGTACTTTATTGCCAAAATGCCGTGTCTCACTGTCTCTACGGACGAGGTGTACAAAATCATATTGTTCAGCATAACGCTGCACGATGGCATCAGTATCGTCGGTTGATCCGTCACTAACCACAACCCACTTCACCGGTTTTACAGTCTGCTTTACGACGGACGCGAGGGTTTTTTCTATAAACGCTGCCTCATTCTTCGCCGGCGTTACAAGCGCATATCCTTTAGAATTCATCATCTGGCCGAGGGCACTGGGTGCTCCCATCAATTACTTTGAGATTACGGCTTC
This Bacteroidota bacterium DNA region includes the following protein-coding sequences:
- a CDS encoding glycosyltransferase family 4 protein, encoding MNEKQNAAQPPEALVVDSLVGNDYSLCLCAGLHDAGTNVGLVTVVNREKPFEIAYPLIRWAPPKQGGSKIGKLFQYFGYLWRLYRFAARSRRQGQVLHFQFFRRERVESFYIAFLRMMGLRIVYTAHNIVPHEAAKIDRWLKALVYRSAHAIVVHSNYVKAALLDAFPMPDEKVHVIPHGNFDHYLPDQLIEKTAAREALGLAAHHKVLLFFGYIREYKGLDLLLDAFVLAAAEDPDLRLVIAGAPHTDALERSSKALIEKAGLGERVIFHARFIAHEDIAQYFVAADMVMLPYKHIYHSGIVHLAYSYGRPSLATNVGDFSETIENGRSGYILEENSAEAMSAKIVDAVKDPEKLCEMGRYAKALSSSKYSWLDIGKQTRALYQSLRA
- a CDS encoding oligosaccharide flippase family protein, which encodes MDNKFINKFLKGSAFSSIGTLVTIIVHFLSIKVMSAMSHADFGTHAYIVVISHGFQILSGLGLNLTLVKNLSGSFETINRKVVSGIFLARISQIGLISVVVYAVGHQFLPRLTDEGITPFIIYIPIIFSLGSVRELLLNMLQGLQQFNKYAYINIFSALTRLGSILFFFYIDQLTVANMIWVEIITYGLSLLVLIVNAPLARLFTFNVDKEAFKAIFSFGLPLYANDILTYIYNRVNVLLVGGLLTLESVAYYDMSGKIPDGFGRLFTSLIVVFFPSISELINENRHGEAQKFMNRGLVLGSTCLSFVALGIFLFRDEVMLLLANETYLEASFALALMMINFNLNSIARMMGYTIVAAGHTTVPVKINLVSSAVNIIGCLILIPRYGYVGAIYSLIGMNVVSQILNYFFLARAGLKPQVLGFTKSTLFIVTLIVAYMTWLPDTYLLRGLTLLVYVALCWIFIPEVKSSVRYGLKLVGGRWFSSNGT
- a CDS encoding glycosyltransferase family 2 protein, producing MGAPSALGQMMNSKGYALVTPAKNEAAFIEKTLASVVKQTVKPVKWVVVSDGSTDDTDAIVQRYAEQYDFVHLVRRDSETRHFGNKVHAFRAGYDTLGDVAYDFVGNLDADIELPPDYYERILERFVQNPKLGLAGGTRFDFCDGKFVKVHCARNSVGGPFQLFRRACYEAFGGYLPLQLGGIDAVAEIMVRQHGWQVQSFTDITCHHYRCTGTAKGSIYQAAFRGGKKLYVIGYHPLFELVKLMRVRSVKGLVANMYELAGYSQAALLRLKRQVPEEFVTYLRNEQKDRLKHLFMLKKDPAMVVDAAN